GACATCAGTGAGACCGTCCTCTTCCTCGCATCGGAGCAGGCTCGGTACGTCACCGGCATGCAGATGCGCGTTGACGGCGGCGGCTACCTGAAGTCGTACGACTACCACATCTGAGCCTTGGACTTCGCCTTCACGAAACACATTCGTGAAGGCGAAGTTTCAATCCTCACCCCTCGCGAAGTCAGTGCTCGCTATTTCTTCAGGACGGATACATGAGCACCACGAATACCGTAGTCGCCAGTTCGACTGGCACAATCGCTTCAGACCGCGCGCCCGTGCACCGGACCGTCGATGTCGACGGCATTCCCATGTCCGCGTTGCTGATCGAGGTTCCGGAACCACGCGCGGTCATTCTTGCTGTGCACGGCGGGGCAACAAACTCTGCATACTTCGACTGCCCCGGGCACCCCCGACTCTCGCTGTTGCGCACCGCAGCAGCCCTCGGATTCACCGTGCTTGCACTCGACCGACCTGGGTACGGCAGCTCGAATCCCCAGGCAGCCGAATTGGCCGATCCCGATGTACGCGTCGACATGACGTATGCGGCGATCGAACATCATCTCGAAGGAATCGACCGCGGCGCAGGTATATTCGTTCTGGCTCACTCCATCGGCTGCGAATTGGCCACCAGGTTGGCCGCAGACGAGCGCGGAGACGCCTTCCTCGGTATCGAACTCTCCGGCACCGGCCGCGAGCAACAGCCCCTTGCACAGGAAATCCTGGGCGTCACCGCCCGCAATGCCGATCCGATCGCCGTGCGTGAATTGCTGTGGCAGCCCAGCCGGCTGTACGCGGAAGAACTGTTCGGCGGTCTCCCGATCGCATCCCGGACACCGAAGTACGAAGGTGACGTGGTGCGAAACTGGCCTCGCGAGAACTTCCCCAAACTGGCTGCCCGCGTGAATATTCCCGTTCATTTCACTGCAGGCGAATACGAGCATGTGTGGCGCAACGATCCCGCGGCGCTGCTCGCCGTCGCCGAGTTGTTCACCGCTGCACCTCGGGTGTTGGTGGACAAGCAGTTCGACGGCGGACACAACCTCAGCCTCGGCTATACCGCGACTGCATATCACCTCCGCGTCTTGGCGTTTGTCGAGGAATGCATCGCCGGTCGATCCGAATTCGCAGACCTGCCAACAGACGACAGCACGGCTCACGCGAGCCACGGAAGGTGACTCCATGAATTCCGCAGACGTTGCACTTCTACTGATCCGATTGGCCGTGGGCTCGACCATGATTGCCCACGGAGTCAATCACTGGGTCGGCGGCGGAAAGATCGAGGGTACCGCCCGCTGGTTCAGCGGACTCGGACTACGCAACGGCACCTTCCAAGCCTGGATGAGCGTAGTCACCGAAGTCGGTGCCGGAATCTTACTGATCGTCGGATTCCTGAATTCGTTTGCCTGCGCGGCGGTCATCTCGGTCATGCTGGTTGCCGGGATACTCGCACACCGCCCCAACGGATTCTTCATCTTCCGTGACGGCTACGAGTACGTGATGGTGCTCGCGCTCGTCGCGCTCGCCTCAGCGATGCTCGGGCCCGGCAGCATATCTCTCGACGGCGCACTGAACATCGATGTCTCCGGGTGGGCGGGTGGCGGTATCGCCCTCGGAATGGGCGCAGTCGGCACCGCTGTACTTCTCGGCTTGTTCTGGCGGCCACAGCTACAGGAGGTTTCATGATCACTCTAGGAGGACCCGCGATGCACGTAGGATTCATCGGACTCGGTAGCCAGGGCGCACCGATGGCACGGCGAATCGTCCACTCCGGCTATGAAACCACTCTGTGGGCACGACGTCCCGAAGCCCGAGTTCCCTTTTCCGACACCGCGGCCAAGTTCGCCGAATCTGCGGCGGAACTGGGCGCGGCAAGCGATCTCGTGTGTATTTGCGTCGGCAGCGACGCCGATGTTCTCGACGTTGTCACGGGCGAGGACGGAGTCCTCGCCGGAATGAAGCCAGGTGGAATCATCGCCGTGCACAGCACAGTTCACCCGGACACTTGTCGCGAACTCGGCGAAACAGCGACTGCTCGAGGAGTCTCCGTCGTTGACGCTCCAGTCAGTGGCGGTGGCATCGCCGCTACGGAAGGCCGCCTTCTGGTGATGGTCGGAGGAAGTGACGAAGACTTCGAACGCGTCCGTCCTGTCTTCTCGATGTACGCGAATCCTGTCGTTCACCTCGGCCCTCTGGGCTCCGGTCAGATCACGAAGCTGCTCAACAATCTTCTCTTCACGGCAAACTTGGCTACAGCCGCGAACACGCTTGCACTCGGCCAGTCGCTCGGTGTTGATCCCAACCGCCTCGGAGACGTCATCTCACACGGCACGGCAAACAGCTTTGCGCTGAGCCGGATCGTCTCTGCCGGTGGAACACTCGAGCGTATCGCCCAGCACGCGGGCACCTTGCTCCAGAAGGACGTCGGCCTGATTGCGGATCTTGCGACAACAGCCCAAGCACCCACCGGAGTTGTACTGACTGCAGCTGATGCCACCCTCGAACTCATGGATCACCGCCGATGACGCGCGTCGGGTTCATCGGCGCCGGACGGATGGGCGGACCGATGGTCAGTCGTCTCGTCGAAGCCGGTCACGAGGTTCGCGGGCTTGCACGTTCAACCGAATCGCGAACTGCGCTGGAAGCATCCGGCGCACAAGCCGTGTCCACCTTTGCCGAGGTCGGCGCAGACACCGACCTCGTGATCATCTGTGTCTTCACGGACGAGCAGGTTCGCGAGGTATGCCTCGGCAGCGATCTGCTCGCGTCGATGCCTCGCGGATCAACCCTGGTGTTGCATACAACGGGAAGCCCTCGCACAGCTGAAGCCGTCACCGAGCACGCAGCACAGTTCGGTGTCGCAGTCGTGGACTCACCGGTCAGCGGCGGACCGCACGATATTGCCGCGGGCAGGCTTACCCTCTTTGTCGGCGGTGATGCCAACACACTGGCACGCATCCAGCCGACCTTGGAAAGCTACGCCGATCCAGTTCTCTACGTTGGACCGATCGGCAACGGGCAGCGGGTCAAGCTTGTCAACAATGCCCTCTTCGCTGCTCAGATCGGCCTTCTTGCCGAAGCTGTCCGGCTGGGAACACAACTCGGGATCGACGAGGGTGATCTGCTCGCGGCACTTCCCTACGGCAGTTCCAACAGCCGGGCTCTGACCAGTGTTTCTGCCAAAGGTTCAGTGGCCGCATTCGCGGACTCCGTCGGAGATTTCCTGCGCAAGGACGTAGGCGTCGTCCGACAGGTCGCCACCGAACTGGATGGCAATCTCGGACTGCTCGACGACGCGGTCAACGCCGCACTACCGAATCGCGTCTGACTCACGCCGGTTCTTCCGAATGCGATAGCGTTGCCGATGAGAATATCGGCAGTCAATCGACCATAAGCGGGAGAACAAGATGGGCGGGTCAGTCCTGTCGGGCAGTACCGATCTACCGGGGTACCGACGCCTTGCTCTGACTCTTGCCGAAGCTGTGGCAGCCGGCCGCTACGACCAGAACACCCCTCTGCCGACCGACACCGAACTGATGACCGAGTACGGCCTCGGGCGACAAACGGTGCGTCGAGCGTTTCAAGAGCTCGTGGCGGACGGCCTGGTGTATCGCGTCCGTGGCCGAGGAACATTTCCGACGGATCAGCCAAGCACCGGCCGCTCCGTTCGCGCCACCGATTCGATCGAACAGCTCGAGGAGTGGCCGGGCACCGAGATGGAAGTCATCTCGCCTCTCGAACTCCGACGCGATCGTGTCCACGCCGAAAAGCTCGAACTCGACGGTCTTGTTGTGGCGCAGTTGAAGGTTCGGCGCTGGATCGACGACCAGCCATACGCCGTCAACACGATCATCCTTCCGCCCGACGTCGCCGAAAAACTGATATCAGAGAACCTGATCCCGACAAGACGAACACCCGGAACCATCCTCGCTTCGGTCGGTAGTGTCGCGGGTCCCGTTGCCGGGGCGGAGGAAACCGTCACCGCGATTCTCGTCTCCGACGACGTCGCCGAAATTCTGCACACCGCGCCGGGTAGACCTGCCCTACACATCGAGCGGGTCTACCGAAACGGCAACGGAGTTCCGGTTGAAATCTCACTGACGGTGCATGCGTCTGAACGGTACGAGCATCGACTCTCGATTCAGCGCGCCGGCCGTCACGGCTCCTGAATTTTGCTGCAAGATCCACCGATACCTCTGGCTCCAAACATCATTCGGAAGAATGTGCCTGAAATATCCCTTGAATCGAATGGATGTTCGAGTATACTTAGGTCACAGGTGGGGAGGCCTTGATGACCATGGTGAGCGATTCAATTGCGGTGGGGGATGTTGTAGCCGGTTCGGCTGTGGGTGTGCGTGGCAGGTTGTGGCGCCTACGTCCGGCCGAGGTTCGCGATGTCGCCGTATCGGTGTCCGCGGAAATTCTTCGGTTGGAAGCGATTCGAGTTGCCGCGGTCGACGAGCTGGCACTGAATCCGGATGAACAAGTGCTCTGCTACCGCGGTGTGGGCCGGTGGTTGGCGGCCAATACGATGCTGCAGAACTCGGCCGGCAACAAGATCGCCGCTCTCGGTGCCGCACTGCGATCGTTCCCCGATATTGCTGCGCAGTTCGAGGCCGGAGATCTCTCGCTCGATCATGCGGCGTTGATCGCCGCGTTCTGTGAATCCCCACCAAAAGGGATGCCGGACATCGCGTTAATGCCAAGCCTGAAAACCCTTCTCGCCGCCGCATCCGGAGTAGAGGCTACGACTGTCAAGGTGCGGTATGCGATTGCTGTTTTGGAGCGGATTTTCGAATCCGATGAGCCTCCGCCCGGTGAGGATAATGATCTGAATGCGTTACGGATCGCGCCGACGTTGAATGGTCGGGTCGTGATCAAGGGTGATTTCGATGCACTCACCGGCGAGATGTTGTTGTCTGCGCTGTCGGGGTTGTCGATGCCGAAACCGGCTGCGGACGGGACGCCGGATGCGCGGTCGGCAGCGAAACGTACCGCCGATGCGTTCACGGAACTCATTCGCCGGTATTTGGACAATGCTGTCACCGGTGTGGATGGTGGTCAGCGTCCGCATGTGAATGTGCATATCACTGCGAAAGATCTTGCCGAGCATCGGGAATGCGCCACCACAGGAGCAGACAACGATGACGCACCCGATCTGAACGATGAGCCTGCGTTCGAGGATCTCGATGTCGGCTACATGCCGTGGATGGGGCCACTGAGTGTGAGCAAAGCCCGGATGCTGGCGTGTGACTGCATGCTCTCGACCGTTCTGATGGACGGCAAGGGCGCACCGCTGGATGCGACCCCACTCAAACGCCTCGTCACAGCCGAGCAACGTATCGCGTTGATTGCCCGGGACAAAGGCTGTGCCTTCCCGAACTGTGATGCCGTACCGGCCTGGTGCGACGCGCACCATATAAAACCGTGGTCAACAGGCGGTGTGACGGTGATGGACAACTTGACGCTGCTCTGTCGCAGCCACCATACGTTGATGCACAGCACCAGCGGGTTCCGCGGCATTTGGGAGATCAAGATGGGTTCCGATCACAAACCGTGGTTCATCCCACCGTCGGCGATCGACCCGAAACAGCGACGCCGACGCTCCACCACCCGCCAAGGCCCCGTCCACCGAGACTGAATCCGGCCCTGCCGGAAGCACATACCGCGCCAGCGCTTCGCATCACCAGCCAGACGATGCGAAGCCCACACCCATGCGCGGGTCCGGCGAGGGTTCACGCGGGTGGCCAACCCCAACCCACCACAGACCCTCAACCGCCACAAACTGATTCCTCTCCCGCCAAGGTCGTGCGGTGCATGAGCCGCTGAGACGAGGGCTCGAACTCCGTTGCTCGATGCAGCATTCCGGTGTTGTCCCAGATGACAAGGTCACCTTTGCGCCACACCTGGCGCAGGACGAATTCGGGTCGCGTGGACCACTCGAGCAGTCGGTCCAACAACGCACGACTTCGCTCGATCGGCCAACCGACAACTTCGGACGCGGTAGCGCCCAGCAGCAGCGACTTCCGTCCATTCTTTCTCGTCCATACCAACGGATGAACCTGCGCTGGAACCCGCGCCCAGGCTCGCCTGGTTGCCTCGTCGGGATCCGGATTCGCCAGCGACTGTGCATGCCCAAAAGTGTGCACAACCTCGAGAGACTCGAACTCGGCCTTCTCCTCGTCGCTCAAGCCGTCATAGGCTGCGTACGTACTGGCGAACTCTGTATCGCCGCCGGCCGGATCTACCTCACGAGCGCTCAGGAGCGTCGCCTGTTGCGGCATGACTTGTGTGGCACCGTCGATGTGCCAGTGGAAGTTTCCCGCTCGATACGACGCGAGGATTGCGTTCGTCTTGGACGGGTCCATGGTGATGGTCTGAATCTCCGGAAGGCGGTGCTCGCCGGTGGATTGCACGACGACGGTGCCCAGTGCACGACTCAGCGCCAACAGGGCGTCGTCGTCGATGTTGATCTCGCGGTACACCAGGACCCCATGCCGGTCCAGAAGTTGCCGAATCTCTCGGGCAGAATCCGACTTCATGAGATCGTCGGCAGTGAGACCTGCGACCTCCAGTCCGACGGTCGATGTGATGGGACGTATGGAAGCAGGCAAGAAGAACTCCTCGATCGGTACGTTTCTCGAAAAATACTGGGAAGAGGTACTTTTGGCGCTCGGTCAGCAGTCTGACGTCAAGCGATCTCGCGCACTACAGGACAGTAGCGCACTTGCTATACAGTCGTACCAATTTTCGGGAAAAGTCGCGATCCGTTTCCTACGTCCGCGGCCGCTTTGTACGTGCAGTCTGCCTGACGCGAGGCTCCACCGAATCGATGTAGCCCTCGAGTGCTTCCACCACTTCGGCATGCGCAGTGTTGACGCCGATACCCGATTCCAGGTTGAGGAACTTGGGAATCCCGGTGATCAGCAACACCATTGCGCCGTGAGACAGCCGGCCGTCCGGCCGAGTATCCGGTCCGAACTTACGAGCCACGGCATCCATCTGCAGTTGCCGGACCCGTTCGGTGACTTGGGCGATTTCAGCACGGATTGACTCACGGTGATTGCCAAGAGCCATGAACTCCGTCATCAGAGCACTTGTGGCTTCATCCCAGCTGTACTCCCACAACACATGGAGAGGATCTTCGGCTCGCTTCTGCAGCGCAGAGTGCAATACCGCGAGGTTGCGATCGGTATACCGCGCGATTGCGGCGCGGAAGATGTCGTCAAGAGTGGGAAAATAGTACTGGACCAGGCTCGCGGTCACACCGGCCTCTGCTGCCAACGATCGATAGGTCACGCTGGCGTAGCCGGTGTCCAGCATCATCTTCTCGACACTGTCCAGCAGAACATCTCGCGTCTTCGACTTCTCGGCACCCACGCGCCGCGACGATGAAGCCATGACCACCTCACTCCGCTGAATTCGAAACCCCGTTGGATTCGAATCATCTTCGCACCCGACGAGGTGTCGTGGAATGAGGGGTACGCGCCTCGCGTCACGCACACTGAGCTAATCGTGAAGAGACACCTGGGCAAGCTCTTCGAGGTATCGCACGACCTCGGTTTGATCCGCACCCGGAGCCAGGCCGTCGACGGCGGTTTCCCAGATCTTCCCGAGCGTGTCACCCAGAACAGTGGATACGTCCTGAGAACGAGCCAGGTCCAAGGCGATGCCGATGTCCTTGCGCATCAGAGTTGCGGCGAAACCCGAGTCGAATGTTCCTGACAGAACAAATTTTTCGTACTTCGTCTCCGTAGCCTGGTTCCGGCCACTACTGGCATTGATCACCGAAAGTAGCGTCGCCGGATCGATACCGAATTTGCGGCCCACCAACATGGCCTCCGCTGCGGCAACAAGACCGTTGGCCGCAAGAAGGTTGTTGAGGGCCTTTGCAGCGTGTCCCGAACCAACCGGACCGACATGGATGATCGCAGTTCCGGTGGCACGCAGGAGCGGCAGAACCTCTGCGACGACATCGGTGTCACCGCCCGCCATCACGGCAAGATCCGCCTTCAGGGCGCGTCCGACTCCACCGCTGACGGGGGCGTCGACAATTCGAATACCCTGATCGGCAGCTACTTCAGCCAGCTTCTGAGTGCGATCCGGAATGCTTGATCCCATGTCCACGATGGTGCTACCTGCCTGCAGTTGCGACAGTAATCCCCCCTCGCCGAGAACCACGGCATCGACGATGTCGCTGGTCGGCAGAACCAGCACCACCACATCGCACTTCGCGAAGTCTGCGAAGTCCATTGCGCCGACAGCGCTCGGATGACTGTCGAGAAACCGTTGCTGCGACGGCGCATCGGCGTCACGGACGATCAACGGTTGACCGGAGTTGACGAAGTTGCGAGCAATCGGACCACCCATCGCACCCAGCCCGACCAGACCGACACTTTTTCCCGGCAACGGAATCACGCTCATACGGACACCTCCGCTGTGAGGGGGCCCAGTTCTGCGGTCAGAGTTTCCTGAACGACTCGCATCGCTGCCATACCCAGAGGAACTCCCACGTAGGCCGTGGCGTGGATGACGGCTTCCGTGATCTCGCCCCGAGTCAGGCCGTTGCTCAGACCGACGCGAACGTGGACGGACAACTCATGCGGCTGGCTGAGGGCGATCAGCATTCCGAGATTGATCAGCGAACGACTACGTCGGTCCAAGCCGGGTCGGGTCCATGCACCTCCCCACACGAATTCGCTCACGAACTTCTGCAATTCTTCGCCGTCGGTCCCGGCACTGCGGGCCATTGCCCCATCGACGTATTCCGCTCCGAGGACTTCCCTACGCACCGCCAAACCGGCCTCGAAGACAGTCTGGTGAGCCAGATCGAGCGGGCTCTCTTGTGTCACTGTGAATCTCCCTCGAATTTGATGGTCACGCACTTGACCTGGCTGTAGTGATGGAGAGCCTCCACACCTTTTTCGCGACCGTAACCGCTGTTCTTCCACCCGCCGAACGGAGTCTGCACCGATCCTGTGGACCAGGTGTTGACAAACACCTGGCCCACACGGATCCGCTCACTGACGCGCAGTGCCCGCGACACATTGCTGGTCCAAACACCGGCTACCAGTCCGTAATCCGAGTCGTTGGCCAGTTCAATCGCCTCGTCTTCGGTATCGAACGCGAGCACGAGAACCACAGGTCCGAATATCTCCTCGCGCGCGATCCGGGCGGAATTGTCGACGCCGATGTACACCGTAGGATCGATGTAGAACCCACCCGTTTCCTTCGCCATCGCTGATACCGTTCCTCCGGTCACAGCCTGTGCACCTTCGGATTCCGCGATCTTGAAGTATTCCTGCACTCGCTCGAACTGGGCTCTGGTGATGAGCGGACCGATATCGCGCCCAGGACGCACCGCCGCGGCACCCGCAACCAATTTCTGTACGACCTCGTCGTGGATCGACCGATGAACGAGAAGTCGAGTGCCGGCTGAACACACCTGGCCGGCATTGGCCGTGAATGCGAGGAGCGAACCGGCGACGGCCTTCTCCACATCGGCGTCGGCAAAGATGATATTGGCGGACTTTCCTCCCAATTCCAGTGTGAGCGGGATGATTCGGTCTGCAGCAATTCGCCCGATAGCACGGCCAGTTTCCACGGAACCTGTAAATGCCACCTTGGACACGTCCGGGTGGGCCACCAGTGCCGCACCGGCATCTCGACCCGTGCCGAGAACCACGTTGAAGACTCCGGGCGGAAAACCCACCTCGGACGCGAGTTGAGCCAATCGAACCGTCGACGCCGACGTGCTCTCCGACGGCTTGACCACCACCGTGTTGCCGGCAGCCAGAGCCGGTGCGCATGCCCTCGCTGCCTGGTTCAGCGGAACATTCCACGGTGTGATGATGCCGATTACTCCGAAAGCCTCACGGCGGGTGTACACATGCTGGTCCGGGGCCACGTCGAGAGTATCTCCGGCCGGCATGCCGATCAGCCCGCCGTAGAAATCGAAGTATGTTGCCGAGTTCTCGACCTCGGCCAGTGCAACGGCCTCAGGCTTGCCGGTTTCGCTGATCTCCAACCGGGCCAACTCCGCAGAATCGGCGCGCATGGCCCGGGCGAGGTCGCCGAACAAGCGCGCCCGAGCCAGCGCCGGTATCTGCTTCCATGCCGTTTCAGCAGCAACGGCGGCCTGAACCGCCAGGTCGACGTCACGAGCATTGCCACACGCGAGTTGCCCTGCTTCACAGCCGGTTGCCGGATCTGTGACGGGCATGTAGTCGGCACTGGTCGGCATCACCGCAATACCGGCGATCCAATGATCGAGCTTGTCCAACGTGCTTCCCATCTACAAGGTGACGTAATAAGCCGACTCTAATGTCGAGAATCTAACAAAGTGCCGACCCTTTGTCGAGAGCTCTCTCTACAACTGTTGCGGCTCCAACACCGCGCGCCGCTCGTTCAGGAAATCGTGCGGATATCCGAGCCGTATCCGCGATGCAGCGTCGAGACGCTCGAGTTGCCCCTCCTCGAAGTTCACATGCAGTGCGCCTAAGTTGTCTCGAAGCTGTTCCACCGTGCGCGCCCCGATCGACGGCATGAGCCCGCGACGTATGACCCACGCCAAGGCAACCTGCGCGGGGCTGGCTCCGAGTTCGACTGCAATGTCGTGGGCAACGGCTCTCGCCTCCCGGCCGGCAGGCGAGAGCCGTTCGGGATCGCCTTTACCGGCGAGCAGGCCGCGAGCCAACGGACTCCACGCGCACACGGCTAGATCCAAATCGTGTGCCATCGGAAGTAGCTCACGATCGGGACTTCGTGCCACCAAGGAGTATTCGACCTGTATGGCGCTGTACGCACTCCAACCGCGCAACTCGGCGATTGCGTTCGAGCGGGCAACGACCCAGGCCGGAGTATTGGTGACACCGATCGCCAAGATCTTGCCACCGCGGACCAGATCGTCGAGTCCGCGGAGCGTCTCCTCGGCTGGTGTCTGCCTATCCCACGCATGCACCCACAACAAGTCGATGTAGTCGGTGCCGAGACGTCGCAGACTCTCTTCGACACTGCGACGGAGGCTTTTCCGATGATTTCCGCCGGAATTCGGATCACCCGGATGCGTCGGGAGCGTGTACTTGGTGCTTACGACAACATCGTCGCGCTCGGAAGCGATCAGCCGCCCGAGGATTGTCTCGCTCGCACCGTTGGTGTAATTGTTAGCCGTATCGATGAAATTCCCACCGGCACTGCGGAATTCCTTGTAGATGTCCTGACAGGTGGACTCATCGGCTCCGAAGCCCCAGTCCGTTCCGAATGTCATCGCGCCCAAACATATTTCACTAACCCGAAGTCCAGATCTGCCGAGCACGCGCAACGGCATACCGGCACTACTCACTGCTTCAGGCATCGTCGTCCACGACCCAGTTGACAAATCGATGCAGCGGATACATGCCGTCGTGCGGACTGCCCATACTGCCGGTCAATGCACTGCCCAGCTTGACCACACGCTGAACTCCCGCTGTTGCCAGGCGATCTCGCACCTCAGGCTTGCGATGCGTCGGGTATACCCCGACGGTCTGTGTTGCCACCGTCGCGAAGTGTGCCGCGTCGGCCATCGATGCAATGGGGACGACGTTGACCGTCTTGTTGGTCGGGTGGAAGTCCACCGGTTCCGGTGAGCGGACAACAAGACCACTGCCGTCGTAGCTGCCCCAGATGCGGTAGTCGGGCTCGAGGAATCGCATTCCCTCCACTTCTTCGCGAATATCACGCGGCGTCTTCGGCCCGACCGCTTCGGCGAAGTCGCGGTCGACTCCCAGACGCTCGCACAGCAACGCGCAGAAACGATCCACCTGCTCGATGTCACCTTCAACGGCAATGTGACGCGCTGCGAGGCATGCGTCCTGGTTGAAGATCGTGGCGTCGGACGCTGCCAGCTCCGCCACCTCGCGCAGGGTCTCTTCGGACTCGAAGGCTTCGCGTCCGATGACGGACATCGAGACCTTGGGGTCGAAGGAGATCAGCTGGAAGCCGGGACCGGCATACTTCGCGGCGTTCTCGATAGCGGGGCCACCACCCCACGCCACGAGCTT
The nucleotide sequence above comes from Rhodococcus sp. KBS0724. Encoded proteins:
- a CDS encoding aldo/keto reductase, with the protein product MTFGTDWGFGADESTCQDIYKEFRSAGGNFIDTANNYTNGASETILGRLIASERDDVVVSTKYTLPTHPGDPNSGGNHRKSLRRSVEESLRRLGTDYIDLLWVHAWDRQTPAEETLRGLDDLVRGGKILAIGVTNTPAWVVARSNAIAELRGWSAYSAIQVEYSLVARSPDRELLPMAHDLDLAVCAWSPLARGLLAGKGDPERLSPAGREARAVAHDIAVELGASPAQVALAWVIRRGLMPSIGARTVEQLRDNLGALHVNFEEGQLERLDAASRIRLGYPHDFLNERRAVLEPQQL